Proteins from a single region of Amblyomma americanum isolate KBUSLIRL-KWMA chromosome 10, ASM5285725v1, whole genome shotgun sequence:
- the Br140 gene encoding bromodomain-containing protein 140 isoform X4, with protein MLANSFDVRAFCQNLRATKPPYECPLPNCGRIYKTYSGIQFHLYNFEHDGGSAPSKKGKRGRWHHRQNRRSPTPPPGLIPAAREALTYAEAQKIVEVDLDGCLHRINICEPLDLVAAEPEAGAASEPEPAAGAVGSGGSKPAKLPEASFRLVADYDPPDAPPRPASYYRFMEKSAEELDEAVEYDMDEEDCAWLQLMNNRRRAEGLGEVSCDTFELLMDRLEKESYFQSQSSGRDLGPPIDEDAVCAICSDGECQNSNAILFCDMCNLAVHQECYGVPYIPEGQWLCRRCLQSPSRAVDCVLCPNKGGAFKQTDDGRWAHVVCALWVPEVCFANTVFLEPIDSLSNIPAARWKLTCYICKQRGVGACIQCHRANCYTAFHVTCAQQAGLYMRLEEAAGLHVRKAAYCDVHAPAAPGSENGGKVDVVRKAQAKAQSREKMRKARKILAEKRSAVPVVSIPTLPSDRLAKIATLTNLARKQAFLERLLGYWTLKRQSRNGVPLLRRLQMAHPGGRRGELRDAEAGGMREQLKFWQRLRQDLERARLLVELMRKREKLKREQLRLHQLATELQLCPRDVLLRRLLAQLRELDPTGIFAQPVNLSEVPDYLNYISKPMDFSTMEQKLKRHEYCGLDEFEADFHLVVDNCTTYNSRDTMYYRAAVKMREQGNSVISQARAKAERIGYDPITGMHLLDRALTAPRVVVKGRRGRPPKRPAPCQPPRPAAPAEAAPAGSLPPASPPHATAAPNVREGGFRSRGTSSGHRRGRRPLGSGLARRGRPPSHAVQSTIPSGVNRRTSVLFRKKRCSVGRGPAGRGARLGRTLSSSTSDGQASSQDSAPTTNAATAVPAATTTTTTTTTTTAAVTQSPAACHASRRAGPRKRGRSASQGSSPGPLGCFPPQTDSFKVYRSYEQGSDSDRESSSESSESASSSSSDEATEPDEAPGPARPEIPLEPLDLVWAKCRGYPWYPALIINPEMPRGGFTQNGVPIPVPPEEVLGLRANHPEPVYLVLFFDTKRTWQWLPRNKLEPLGVDTARDKAKLVESKKPAERKAVKKAFENAILHRCRVTGQSTGLSGDSSGDDQ; from the exons ATGTTGGCCAATAGTTTCGACGTGCGCGCTTTCTGTCAGAACCTGCGCGCGACCAAGCCTCCGTACGAGTGCCCACTGCCCAACTGCGGCCGCATCTACAAGACCTACTCGGGCATCCAGTTCCACCTGTACAACTTCGAgcacgacggaggcagcgcgcccAGCAAGAAGGGAAAGCGCGGCCGATGGCACCATCGGCAGAACCGGCGCTCGCCAACACCGCCGCCGGGCCTCATACCGGCGGCTCGCGAGGCTCTCACGTATGCAGAAGCGCAG AAGATCGTGGAAGTGGACCTCGATGGCTGCCTGCACCGCATCAACATCTGCGAGCCACTGGACTTGGTGGCGGCCGAACCGGAGGCTGGTGCAGCCAGCGAACCGGAGCCTGCTGCTGGAGCAGTTGGCAGCGGTGGAAGCAAGCCCGCCAAGCTGCCTGAGGCATCCTTCCGGCTGGTGGCGGACTATGACCCCCCGGATGCTCCGCCACGGCCAGCCTCCTACTACCGCTTCATGGAGAAATCAGCTGAGGAGCTGGATGAGGCAGTGGAGTATGACATGGATGAGGAAGACTGTGCCTGGCTTCAGCTGATGAACAACCGGCGGCGTGCCGAGGGCCTCGGAGAGGTCAGCTGCGACACTTTCGAGCTGCTCATGGACCGGCTTGAGAAGGAGTCCTACTTTCAGAGCCAGAGTAGTGGTCGCGATCTTGGACCGCCCATTGATGAAGATGCTGTGTGTGCCATCTGCAGCGACGGCGAGTGCCAAAACTCCAACGCCATCCTCTTCTGCGACATGTGCAATCTGGCGGTGCACCAGGAGTGCTATGGTGTGCCCTACATTCCCGAAGGCCAGTGGCTGTGCCGTCGGTGCCTGCAGTCGCCATCACGTGCTGTGGACTGCGTTCTCTGCCCCAACAAGGGTGGGGCCTTCAAACAGACAGATGATGGCCGCTGGGCGCACGTGGTGTGTGCGCTGTGGGTGCCCGAGGTGTGCTTTGCTAATACCGTCTTCCTTGAGCCCATTGACAGCCTGAGCAACATCCCGGCCGCACGCTGGAAGCTCACCTGCTACATCTGCAAGCAGCGTGGTGTCGGTGCCTGCATTCAGTGCCACCGTGCGAACTGCTACACTGCCTTTCACGTGACCTGCGCTCAGCAGGCAGGCCTCTACATGCGCCTCGAGGAAGCTGCGGGGCTGCACGTGCGCAAGGCGGCCTACTGCGATGTGCACGCCCCTGCTGCGCCC GGTTCTGAGAACGGGGGCAAGGTGGACGTGGTGCGCAAGGCCCAAGCCAAGGCGCAGTCACGGGAGAAGATGCGCAAGGCACGCAAGATCCTCGCCGAGAAACGGTCAGCTGTGCCCGTGGTGTCCATCCCGACGCTGCCAAGCGACCGGCTGGCCAAGATTGCCACGCTCACAAACCTGGCACGGAAGCAGGCATTCCTCGAGCGACTGCTGGGCTACTGGACACTCAAGCGGCAGTCACGCAATGGCGTGCCCCTCCTGCGGCGTCTGCAGATGGCGCACCCTGGTGGCCGCCGAGGGGAACTGCGGGATGCCGAGGCCGGTGGAATGCGCGAGCAGCTCAAGTTCTGGCAGCGGCTGCGCCAAGACCTGGAGCGCGCACGCCTGCTCGTCGAGCTGATGCGCAAGCGCGAGAAGCTCAAGCGTGAGCAGCTGCGCCTCCATCAGCTGGCCACCGAGTTGCAGCTGTGCCCGCGTGATGTGCTGCTGCGGCGCTTGCTTGCTCAGCTCCGCGAACTCGACCCCACGGGCATCTTCGCGCAGCCTGTGAACCTCAGTGAG GTTCCAGACTACTTGAACTACATTTCGAAGCCCATGGACTTTTCGACGATGGAGCAAAAGCTGAAGCGGCACGAGTACTGTGGCTTGGACGAGTTCGAGGCTGACTTCCACCTGGTGGTTGACAACTGCACCACGTACAACTCGCGCGACACAATGTACTACCGGGCAGCAGTTAAGATGCGCGAACAG GGAAACTCCGTGATCAGCCAGGCCAGAGCCAAGGCGGAACGCATCGGCTACGATCCGATCACTGGCATGCACCTTCTTGATCGAGCAT TGACGGCACCGAGAGTAGTTGTGAAGGGCAGGCGTGGAAGGCCACCCAAGCGTCCTGCACCCTGCCAGCCCCCTCGACCAGCAG CCCCTGCAGAAGCAGCACCTGCGGGATCCCTGCCACCAGCATCGCCGCCACACGCAACAGCAGCGCCAAATGTGCGGGAAGGAGGCTTCCGAAGCCGGGGCACAAGCAGCGGTCACCGGCGTGGTCGCCGGCCACTCGGATCTGGGCTGGCACGTCGGGGCCGGCCCCCTAGCCACG CCGTCCAGTCTACCATTCCATCTGGTGTGAACCGGCGCACGAGCGTGCTCTTCCGAAAAAAACGATGCTCGGTTGGGCGGGGCCCGGCAGGCCGTGGAGCACGTCTCGGTCGCACCTTGTCCTCCAGCACGTCTGATGGCCAGGCTTCGAGCCAAGACTCTGCTCCCACCACCAATGCTGCCACCGCTGTTCctgctgccaccaccaccaccaccactactactactactactgctgctgtcACTCAGAGCCCAG CAGCATGCCACGCGTCTCGGCGTGCAGGACCCCGGAAGCGCGGACGGTCGGCGAGCCAGGGCAGCTCCCCGGGTCCGCTCGGCTGTTTCCCACCACAGACGGACAGCTTCAAGGTGTACCGGTCCT ATGAGCAAGGCAGTGACTCGGATCGGGAGTCGTCGAGCGAGTCTTCCGAGTCGGCATCGAGCAGTTCTTCGGACGAAGCCACCGAACCTGACGAGGCACCTG GGCCTGCGCGGCCGGAGATTCCGCTGGAGCCCCTGGACCTGGTGTGGGCCAAGTGCCGTGGCTACCCGTGGTACCCCGCGCTCATCATCAACCCCGAGATGCCGCGCGGCGGCTTCACGCAGAACGGCGTGCCCATCCCCGTGCCCCCCGAAGAGGTGCTGGGCCTGCGCGCCAACCACCCGGAGCCCGTCTATCTCGTGCTGTTCTTCGACACCAAGCGGACATG GCAGTGGCTGCCGAGAAACAAGCTCGAGCCGCTGGGTGTCGACACAGCCAGAGACAAGGCGAAGCTGGTGGAGTCCAAAAAGCCTGCCGAGCGCAAGGCCGTCAAGAAGGCCTTCGAGAATGCCATTTTGCACCGCTGCCGCGTCACGGGACAGTCGACAGGCCTGTCAGGCGATTCGAGCGGCGACGACCAATAA
- the Br140 gene encoding bromodomain-containing protein 140 isoform X1, with protein sequence MLANSFDVRAFCQNLRATKPPYECPLPNCGRIYKTYSGIQFHLYNFEHDGGSAPSKKGKRGRWHHRQNRRSPTPPPGLIPAAREALTYAEAQKIVEVDLDGCLHRINICEPLDLVAAEPEAGAASEPEPAAGAVGSGGSKPAKLPEASFRLVADYDPPDAPPRPASYYRFMEKSAEELDEAVEYDMDEEDCAWLQLMNNRRRAEGLGEVSCDTFELLMDRLEKESYFQSQSSGRDLGPPIDEDAVCAICSDGECQNSNAILFCDMCNLAVHQECYGVPYIPEGQWLCRRCLQSPSRAVDCVLCPNKGGAFKQTDDGRWAHVVCALWVPEVCFANTVFLEPIDSLSNIPAARWKLTCYICKQRGVGACIQCHRANCYTAFHVTCAQQAGLYMRLEEAAGLHVRKAAYCDVHAPAAPGSENGGKVDVVRKAQAKAQSREKMRKARKILAEKRSAVPVVSIPTLPSDRLAKIATLTNLARKQAFLERLLGYWTLKRQSRNGVPLLRRLQMAHPGGRRGELRDAEAGGMREQLKFWQRLRQDLERARLLVELMRKREKLKREQLRLHQLATELQLCPRDVLLRRLLAQLRELDPTGIFAQPVNLSEVPDYLNYISKPMDFSTMEQKLKRHEYCGLDEFEADFHLVVDNCTTYNSRDTMYYRAAVKMREQGNSVISQARAKAERIGYDPITGMHLLDRALTAPRVVVKGRRGRPPKRPAPCQPPRPAAPAEAAPAGSLPPASPPHATAAPNVREGGFRSRGTSSGHRRGRRPLGSGLARRGRPPSHGTQAFRALACSPGMRLGGHFSAEAVQSTIPSGVNRRTSVLFRKKRCSVGRGPAGRGARLGRTLSSSTSDGQASSQDSAPTTNAATAVPAATTTTTTTTTTTAAVTQSPAACHASRRAGPRKRGRSASQGSSPGPLGCFPPQTDSFKVYRSYEQGSDSDRESSSESSESASSSSSDEATEPDEAPGPARPEIPLEPLDLVWAKCRGYPWYPALIINPEMPRGGFTQNGVPIPVPPEEVLGLRANHPEPVYLVLFFDTKRTWQWLPRNKLEPLGVDTARDKAKLVESKKPAERKAVKKAFENAILHRCRVTGQSTGLSGDSSGDDQ encoded by the exons ATGTTGGCCAATAGTTTCGACGTGCGCGCTTTCTGTCAGAACCTGCGCGCGACCAAGCCTCCGTACGAGTGCCCACTGCCCAACTGCGGCCGCATCTACAAGACCTACTCGGGCATCCAGTTCCACCTGTACAACTTCGAgcacgacggaggcagcgcgcccAGCAAGAAGGGAAAGCGCGGCCGATGGCACCATCGGCAGAACCGGCGCTCGCCAACACCGCCGCCGGGCCTCATACCGGCGGCTCGCGAGGCTCTCACGTATGCAGAAGCGCAG AAGATCGTGGAAGTGGACCTCGATGGCTGCCTGCACCGCATCAACATCTGCGAGCCACTGGACTTGGTGGCGGCCGAACCGGAGGCTGGTGCAGCCAGCGAACCGGAGCCTGCTGCTGGAGCAGTTGGCAGCGGTGGAAGCAAGCCCGCCAAGCTGCCTGAGGCATCCTTCCGGCTGGTGGCGGACTATGACCCCCCGGATGCTCCGCCACGGCCAGCCTCCTACTACCGCTTCATGGAGAAATCAGCTGAGGAGCTGGATGAGGCAGTGGAGTATGACATGGATGAGGAAGACTGTGCCTGGCTTCAGCTGATGAACAACCGGCGGCGTGCCGAGGGCCTCGGAGAGGTCAGCTGCGACACTTTCGAGCTGCTCATGGACCGGCTTGAGAAGGAGTCCTACTTTCAGAGCCAGAGTAGTGGTCGCGATCTTGGACCGCCCATTGATGAAGATGCTGTGTGTGCCATCTGCAGCGACGGCGAGTGCCAAAACTCCAACGCCATCCTCTTCTGCGACATGTGCAATCTGGCGGTGCACCAGGAGTGCTATGGTGTGCCCTACATTCCCGAAGGCCAGTGGCTGTGCCGTCGGTGCCTGCAGTCGCCATCACGTGCTGTGGACTGCGTTCTCTGCCCCAACAAGGGTGGGGCCTTCAAACAGACAGATGATGGCCGCTGGGCGCACGTGGTGTGTGCGCTGTGGGTGCCCGAGGTGTGCTTTGCTAATACCGTCTTCCTTGAGCCCATTGACAGCCTGAGCAACATCCCGGCCGCACGCTGGAAGCTCACCTGCTACATCTGCAAGCAGCGTGGTGTCGGTGCCTGCATTCAGTGCCACCGTGCGAACTGCTACACTGCCTTTCACGTGACCTGCGCTCAGCAGGCAGGCCTCTACATGCGCCTCGAGGAAGCTGCGGGGCTGCACGTGCGCAAGGCGGCCTACTGCGATGTGCACGCCCCTGCTGCGCCC GGTTCTGAGAACGGGGGCAAGGTGGACGTGGTGCGCAAGGCCCAAGCCAAGGCGCAGTCACGGGAGAAGATGCGCAAGGCACGCAAGATCCTCGCCGAGAAACGGTCAGCTGTGCCCGTGGTGTCCATCCCGACGCTGCCAAGCGACCGGCTGGCCAAGATTGCCACGCTCACAAACCTGGCACGGAAGCAGGCATTCCTCGAGCGACTGCTGGGCTACTGGACACTCAAGCGGCAGTCACGCAATGGCGTGCCCCTCCTGCGGCGTCTGCAGATGGCGCACCCTGGTGGCCGCCGAGGGGAACTGCGGGATGCCGAGGCCGGTGGAATGCGCGAGCAGCTCAAGTTCTGGCAGCGGCTGCGCCAAGACCTGGAGCGCGCACGCCTGCTCGTCGAGCTGATGCGCAAGCGCGAGAAGCTCAAGCGTGAGCAGCTGCGCCTCCATCAGCTGGCCACCGAGTTGCAGCTGTGCCCGCGTGATGTGCTGCTGCGGCGCTTGCTTGCTCAGCTCCGCGAACTCGACCCCACGGGCATCTTCGCGCAGCCTGTGAACCTCAGTGAG GTTCCAGACTACTTGAACTACATTTCGAAGCCCATGGACTTTTCGACGATGGAGCAAAAGCTGAAGCGGCACGAGTACTGTGGCTTGGACGAGTTCGAGGCTGACTTCCACCTGGTGGTTGACAACTGCACCACGTACAACTCGCGCGACACAATGTACTACCGGGCAGCAGTTAAGATGCGCGAACAG GGAAACTCCGTGATCAGCCAGGCCAGAGCCAAGGCGGAACGCATCGGCTACGATCCGATCACTGGCATGCACCTTCTTGATCGAGCAT TGACGGCACCGAGAGTAGTTGTGAAGGGCAGGCGTGGAAGGCCACCCAAGCGTCCTGCACCCTGCCAGCCCCCTCGACCAGCAG CCCCTGCAGAAGCAGCACCTGCGGGATCCCTGCCACCAGCATCGCCGCCACACGCAACAGCAGCGCCAAATGTGCGGGAAGGAGGCTTCCGAAGCCGGGGCACAAGCAGCGGTCACCGGCGTGGTCGCCGGCCACTCGGATCTGGGCTGGCACGTCGGGGCCGGCCCCCTAGCCACGGTACGCAGGCGTTCAGAGCGCTGGCATGCTCACCCGGAATGCGCCTGGGGGGACACTTTTCCGCAGAAG CCGTCCAGTCTACCATTCCATCTGGTGTGAACCGGCGCACGAGCGTGCTCTTCCGAAAAAAACGATGCTCGGTTGGGCGGGGCCCGGCAGGCCGTGGAGCACGTCTCGGTCGCACCTTGTCCTCCAGCACGTCTGATGGCCAGGCTTCGAGCCAAGACTCTGCTCCCACCACCAATGCTGCCACCGCTGTTCctgctgccaccaccaccaccaccactactactactactactgctgctgtcACTCAGAGCCCAG CAGCATGCCACGCGTCTCGGCGTGCAGGACCCCGGAAGCGCGGACGGTCGGCGAGCCAGGGCAGCTCCCCGGGTCCGCTCGGCTGTTTCCCACCACAGACGGACAGCTTCAAGGTGTACCGGTCCT ATGAGCAAGGCAGTGACTCGGATCGGGAGTCGTCGAGCGAGTCTTCCGAGTCGGCATCGAGCAGTTCTTCGGACGAAGCCACCGAACCTGACGAGGCACCTG GGCCTGCGCGGCCGGAGATTCCGCTGGAGCCCCTGGACCTGGTGTGGGCCAAGTGCCGTGGCTACCCGTGGTACCCCGCGCTCATCATCAACCCCGAGATGCCGCGCGGCGGCTTCACGCAGAACGGCGTGCCCATCCCCGTGCCCCCCGAAGAGGTGCTGGGCCTGCGCGCCAACCACCCGGAGCCCGTCTATCTCGTGCTGTTCTTCGACACCAAGCGGACATG GCAGTGGCTGCCGAGAAACAAGCTCGAGCCGCTGGGTGTCGACACAGCCAGAGACAAGGCGAAGCTGGTGGAGTCCAAAAAGCCTGCCGAGCGCAAGGCCGTCAAGAAGGCCTTCGAGAATGCCATTTTGCACCGCTGCCGCGTCACGGGACAGTCGACAGGCCTGTCAGGCGATTCGAGCGGCGACGACCAATAA
- the Br140 gene encoding bromodomain-containing protein 140 isoform X2 codes for MLANSFDVRAFCQNLRATKPPYECPLPNCGRIYKTYSGIQFHLYNFEHDGGSAPSKKGKRGRWHHRQNRRSPTPPPGLIPAAREALTYAEAQKIVEVDLDGCLHRINICEPLDLVAAEPEAGAASEPEPAAGAVGSGGSKPAKLPEASFRLVADYDPPDAPPRPASYYRFMEKSAEELDEAVEYDMDEEDCAWLQLMNNRRRAEGLGEVSCDTFELLMDRLEKESYFQSQSSGRDLGPPIDEDAVCAICSDGECQNSNAILFCDMCNLAVHQECYGVPYIPEGQWLCRRCLQSPSRAVDCVLCPNKGGAFKQTDDGRWAHVVCALWVPEVCFANTVFLEPIDSLSNIPAARWKLTCYICKQRGVGACIQCHRANCYTAFHVTCAQQAGLYMRLEEAAGLHVRKAAYCDVHAPAAPGSENGGKVDVVRKAQAKAQSREKMRKARKILAEKRSAVPVVSIPTLPSDRLAKIATLTNLARKQAFLERLLGYWTLKRQSRNGVPLLRRLQMAHPGGRRGELRDAEAGGMREQLKFWQRLRQDLERARLLVELMRKREKLKREQLRLHQLATELQLCPRDVLLRRLLAQLRELDPTGIFAQPVNLSEVPDYLNYISKPMDFSTMEQKLKRHEYCGLDEFEADFHLVVDNCTTYNSRDTMYYRAAVKMREQGNSVISQARAKAERIGYDPITGMHLLDRALTAPRVVVKGRRGRPPKRPAPCQPPRPAAPAEAAPAGSLPPASPPHATAAPNVREGGFRSRGTSSGHRRGRRPLGSGLARRGRPPSHGTQAFRALACSPGMRLGGHFSAEAVQSTIPSGVNRRTSVLFRKKRCSVGRGPAGRGARLGRTLSSSTSDGQASSQDSAPTTNAATAVPAATTTTTTTTTTTAAVTQSPACHASRRAGPRKRGRSASQGSSPGPLGCFPPQTDSFKVYRSYEQGSDSDRESSSESSESASSSSSDEATEPDEAPGPARPEIPLEPLDLVWAKCRGYPWYPALIINPEMPRGGFTQNGVPIPVPPEEVLGLRANHPEPVYLVLFFDTKRTWQWLPRNKLEPLGVDTARDKAKLVESKKPAERKAVKKAFENAILHRCRVTGQSTGLSGDSSGDDQ; via the exons ATGTTGGCCAATAGTTTCGACGTGCGCGCTTTCTGTCAGAACCTGCGCGCGACCAAGCCTCCGTACGAGTGCCCACTGCCCAACTGCGGCCGCATCTACAAGACCTACTCGGGCATCCAGTTCCACCTGTACAACTTCGAgcacgacggaggcagcgcgcccAGCAAGAAGGGAAAGCGCGGCCGATGGCACCATCGGCAGAACCGGCGCTCGCCAACACCGCCGCCGGGCCTCATACCGGCGGCTCGCGAGGCTCTCACGTATGCAGAAGCGCAG AAGATCGTGGAAGTGGACCTCGATGGCTGCCTGCACCGCATCAACATCTGCGAGCCACTGGACTTGGTGGCGGCCGAACCGGAGGCTGGTGCAGCCAGCGAACCGGAGCCTGCTGCTGGAGCAGTTGGCAGCGGTGGAAGCAAGCCCGCCAAGCTGCCTGAGGCATCCTTCCGGCTGGTGGCGGACTATGACCCCCCGGATGCTCCGCCACGGCCAGCCTCCTACTACCGCTTCATGGAGAAATCAGCTGAGGAGCTGGATGAGGCAGTGGAGTATGACATGGATGAGGAAGACTGTGCCTGGCTTCAGCTGATGAACAACCGGCGGCGTGCCGAGGGCCTCGGAGAGGTCAGCTGCGACACTTTCGAGCTGCTCATGGACCGGCTTGAGAAGGAGTCCTACTTTCAGAGCCAGAGTAGTGGTCGCGATCTTGGACCGCCCATTGATGAAGATGCTGTGTGTGCCATCTGCAGCGACGGCGAGTGCCAAAACTCCAACGCCATCCTCTTCTGCGACATGTGCAATCTGGCGGTGCACCAGGAGTGCTATGGTGTGCCCTACATTCCCGAAGGCCAGTGGCTGTGCCGTCGGTGCCTGCAGTCGCCATCACGTGCTGTGGACTGCGTTCTCTGCCCCAACAAGGGTGGGGCCTTCAAACAGACAGATGATGGCCGCTGGGCGCACGTGGTGTGTGCGCTGTGGGTGCCCGAGGTGTGCTTTGCTAATACCGTCTTCCTTGAGCCCATTGACAGCCTGAGCAACATCCCGGCCGCACGCTGGAAGCTCACCTGCTACATCTGCAAGCAGCGTGGTGTCGGTGCCTGCATTCAGTGCCACCGTGCGAACTGCTACACTGCCTTTCACGTGACCTGCGCTCAGCAGGCAGGCCTCTACATGCGCCTCGAGGAAGCTGCGGGGCTGCACGTGCGCAAGGCGGCCTACTGCGATGTGCACGCCCCTGCTGCGCCC GGTTCTGAGAACGGGGGCAAGGTGGACGTGGTGCGCAAGGCCCAAGCCAAGGCGCAGTCACGGGAGAAGATGCGCAAGGCACGCAAGATCCTCGCCGAGAAACGGTCAGCTGTGCCCGTGGTGTCCATCCCGACGCTGCCAAGCGACCGGCTGGCCAAGATTGCCACGCTCACAAACCTGGCACGGAAGCAGGCATTCCTCGAGCGACTGCTGGGCTACTGGACACTCAAGCGGCAGTCACGCAATGGCGTGCCCCTCCTGCGGCGTCTGCAGATGGCGCACCCTGGTGGCCGCCGAGGGGAACTGCGGGATGCCGAGGCCGGTGGAATGCGCGAGCAGCTCAAGTTCTGGCAGCGGCTGCGCCAAGACCTGGAGCGCGCACGCCTGCTCGTCGAGCTGATGCGCAAGCGCGAGAAGCTCAAGCGTGAGCAGCTGCGCCTCCATCAGCTGGCCACCGAGTTGCAGCTGTGCCCGCGTGATGTGCTGCTGCGGCGCTTGCTTGCTCAGCTCCGCGAACTCGACCCCACGGGCATCTTCGCGCAGCCTGTGAACCTCAGTGAG GTTCCAGACTACTTGAACTACATTTCGAAGCCCATGGACTTTTCGACGATGGAGCAAAAGCTGAAGCGGCACGAGTACTGTGGCTTGGACGAGTTCGAGGCTGACTTCCACCTGGTGGTTGACAACTGCACCACGTACAACTCGCGCGACACAATGTACTACCGGGCAGCAGTTAAGATGCGCGAACAG GGAAACTCCGTGATCAGCCAGGCCAGAGCCAAGGCGGAACGCATCGGCTACGATCCGATCACTGGCATGCACCTTCTTGATCGAGCAT TGACGGCACCGAGAGTAGTTGTGAAGGGCAGGCGTGGAAGGCCACCCAAGCGTCCTGCACCCTGCCAGCCCCCTCGACCAGCAG CCCCTGCAGAAGCAGCACCTGCGGGATCCCTGCCACCAGCATCGCCGCCACACGCAACAGCAGCGCCAAATGTGCGGGAAGGAGGCTTCCGAAGCCGGGGCACAAGCAGCGGTCACCGGCGTGGTCGCCGGCCACTCGGATCTGGGCTGGCACGTCGGGGCCGGCCCCCTAGCCACGGTACGCAGGCGTTCAGAGCGCTGGCATGCTCACCCGGAATGCGCCTGGGGGGACACTTTTCCGCAGAAG CCGTCCAGTCTACCATTCCATCTGGTGTGAACCGGCGCACGAGCGTGCTCTTCCGAAAAAAACGATGCTCGGTTGGGCGGGGCCCGGCAGGCCGTGGAGCACGTCTCGGTCGCACCTTGTCCTCCAGCACGTCTGATGGCCAGGCTTCGAGCCAAGACTCTGCTCCCACCACCAATGCTGCCACCGCTGTTCctgctgccaccaccaccaccaccactactactactactactgctgctgtcACTCAGAGCCCAG CATGCCACGCGTCTCGGCGTGCAGGACCCCGGAAGCGCGGACGGTCGGCGAGCCAGGGCAGCTCCCCGGGTCCGCTCGGCTGTTTCCCACCACAGACGGACAGCTTCAAGGTGTACCGGTCCT ATGAGCAAGGCAGTGACTCGGATCGGGAGTCGTCGAGCGAGTCTTCCGAGTCGGCATCGAGCAGTTCTTCGGACGAAGCCACCGAACCTGACGAGGCACCTG GGCCTGCGCGGCCGGAGATTCCGCTGGAGCCCCTGGACCTGGTGTGGGCCAAGTGCCGTGGCTACCCGTGGTACCCCGCGCTCATCATCAACCCCGAGATGCCGCGCGGCGGCTTCACGCAGAACGGCGTGCCCATCCCCGTGCCCCCCGAAGAGGTGCTGGGCCTGCGCGCCAACCACCCGGAGCCCGTCTATCTCGTGCTGTTCTTCGACACCAAGCGGACATG GCAGTGGCTGCCGAGAAACAAGCTCGAGCCGCTGGGTGTCGACACAGCCAGAGACAAGGCGAAGCTGGTGGAGTCCAAAAAGCCTGCCGAGCGCAAGGCCGTCAAGAAGGCCTTCGAGAATGCCATTTTGCACCGCTGCCGCGTCACGGGACAGTCGACAGGCCTGTCAGGCGATTCGAGCGGCGACGACCAATAA